The Bacillus sp. 2205SS5-2 sequence TTCAAACTCAGGCAAAATCCACGGTTTTATGCTTTTGCTATATTCTTCACCTCGATAGAGCATCGTTACTCTTGCACCGGCTTTGTGAAGCTCTAGTGCTGCATCAACTGCAGAATTTTTCCCACCAACTACAACGACATCTGTGTCAAAATAAGGATGCCCTTCATGAAAATAATGAAAAACCTTATCCATCTTTTCACCAGAAATTTCCAAAAAGTTAGGCGAGTCATAATAGCCCGTTGCGATTACGACGTAGGGGGTAGTATAAGTGTCTTTAGAGGTTTTCACTTGAAAGACGTCTCTCATTTTTTGAACACTTGTCACTTCTTCAAATCGATGAATCGAGAGCTGTTTTATCTTAGCGACTTCCCGGTAGTACGCTAGTGCTTGATTGCGCTTTGGCTTTCTTTCTTCAATAATAAATGGCACTTCTCCAATCGATAACTTTTCACTGGAGCTAAAAAATGTTTGATGAGTTGGATAGTGATAAATTGCATTTACAATGTTCCCTTTTTCGATAATTAATGGGTTTAGTCCCGCTTCTTGCAATGAAATGGCCGCTGCCATTCCACAAGGACCGCCTCCGATGATGATACAGTCTTGGTTAGTCATACCTATCTTCACTCCTTGATATTTATAAACAATTGCTCACCTTGCTTAGTTCAATTACTTCCTCCAATATAATGATAGGAGATTTCTCTTCAAGTTTCAATTATGACCTCTATTCACCTAAAAAATTGCCACATCTTTTTTTCAAGCCTCATTCTATTTTTAGTTATTGGTGTTTTGGCGAAACTTATTGCTTTATAACCAGTCTTTAGATTCCGATGTCTATTGGTTTCGGTGCATCCTTTGATATTTATTTGAATATCTACAAAAGTATATGTTTACCGAAAATATTGAATCTATAGCTACAAAGTATAGGACACAACCTTTGTTAAATACGTTTGTTTAGATTAATCTAATCGAATAGTTCCTGTTTGAAACCAGTTTTTTTACAAAATAACACCTAATCATGAGTGTAATATCCAGCTAAATGACTATGTAGAATTAAATACATAAAAAAGCCAAGACCTCATTAACCTGATCTTGGCTTTCAGATTTCATTTTTATTAAAGGCTGTTACCGCAAAGTTTATTGTCTACCCTACCAGATTATCATCAATGATACAAGTTTGTTCCAGGCATCAATTCGTCTAATTTCGATGGAAATCAACTGAAGCGTGTATGCTTTAATCAAAAATCAGATGAGATAGCCACAATATATACGAAACCAGCCTTATTGAAAATAGTTGACCAGAAAAGAGGAAAATACATCTTCATTTCGAGCTGCTTCCTCTCTTGTTTGTCCAGCTTCAGTGGCTTGGGACTCGGGCATTTGCCTGCCCGCTGATTCACTTCGTGTTCTGGCAGATGCCTGCCGTCCCTGAACAGCCACTTCCGCTTTTTGTTAGATCCAGCCTCTGAATCTTGAGGCTTCAGCCATCTTTCTTACTCCGACCATGTAGGCTGCTAGTCTCATGTCTACTCGACGGTTTTTAGAAGTGGTGTAGACATTCTCAAAACCTTTACAGATGACTTTTTCTAACTTTTCTTCAACTTCTTCTTCCGTCCAATAATAGCCTTGATTATTTTGCACCCACTCAAAGTAGGAAACTGTTACTCCTCCAGCAGAAGCTAGGACGTCTGGGACGAGCAGGATTCCACGTTCTGAAAGGATTTTTGTACCTTCTAATGTTGTGGGACCATTTGCCGCTTCGACTACGATGCTTGCTCGAATATTATGAGCATTTTCATCAGTGATTTGATTTTCAATAGCAGCTGGTACCAAAATGTCACAATCTAATTCTAATAACTCCTTGTTCGAAATCGTATTATCAAAGAGTTTTGTAACCGTTCCAAAGCTATCACGACGATCTAAGAGATAATCAATATCTAATCCATTTTCATCGTAAAGTCCACCATAAGCATCTGAAATTCCAATCACTTTTGCACCGGCATCATGCATAAATTTGGCAAGAAAACTTCCTGCATTTCCAAAGCCCTGGACAACGACTCTTGCCCCTTCAATTTTAAAGCCTTTTCGCTTTGCGGCTTCGCGAATACAGATAGTAACTCCTTTTGCCGTAGCGGATTCCCGACCATGAGAGCCTCCTAAGACAAGTGGTTTGCCTGTAATAAATCCAGGTGAGTTAAATTCATCAATTCGGCTATACTCATCCATCATCCACGCCATTATTTGTGAGTTAGTGAAAACATCAGGTGCAGGAATATCTTTTGTAGGTCCTACAATCTGGCTAATAGAACGAACATATCCCCGACTTAAGCGTTCAAGTTCGCGAAATGACATATCACGGGGGTCACAAACAATCCCCCCTTTCCCACCACCATAAGGTAAATCAACAATTCCACATTTTAAACTCATCCATATTGATAATGCTTTAACTTCCGTTTCTGACACACTTGGATGAAAACGAATACCACCTTTAGTCGGACCAACAGCGTCATTATGTTGTGCACGATATCCTGTAAACACTTTTACGTTTCCATCGTCCATTCTAACTGGTATCTTGACCGTTAATAAACGTAATGGTTCTTTTAATAATTCATATACTTCGTTTGGATATCCTAATTTCTCTAGAGCGTTATGTATGACAGTTTGAGTTGACGTTAGCACATTATTTTTCTCATTTTTGTTTTGATGTGAATCTTTTTCGGATGACATTTAATGTAAACCTCCCAGTATCTTCACTCCTGGCGTTTCTTCGCCTTTCCTCACATAGTATACACCTTCTCAACTGAACTGCAAAGAGATATAAAATGAGATTATCGCTATTTTTGTAAGCGCTATCTTTTTATCTATTCATTTCCTATACCCTAATTAAAATTTAAAAACATGTCATTTTATGCAAGCCCCATTGGTAGCCTAAAAATAATTTCGATCACCATGTTAAAAATTTGTTTTCTCAACATGGTATTGAAAAAGAAGCCCACATAAGGCTCCTTTCGTTTAGAACCGTTGAAAATAGGTGCACACTGTTGCAGCAGCGTTCTCAGATATAATCTTATTTCCATACTCACTTAAATATTCTTTCGTGAGAGTTTCTAACTCACCATACTCTTTTAGAAGAGCTTCTGATCCTTCAAGCGAAATGTCCAAAAGAATGATAGCCAAGTAGAACAATCCTTCATGAGAATAAAGCTCACTTTTCATATTTTGAAAAACGTTCAGTCGATGGGCAACATTAACAACTTCTTCAAAGGAAAGCAATCTAACGATGATTTCAGGATGGTCTTTTCGCGTGGATGAGCCAATCTCTTCTATATTTTCTCTGAAATCAAAATCATCTAGTGATTCAACCGTAAAAAGGAGAATGAGTTCATCATTGGTCAGCGAAAGGATTTCAACGGTAACAACTTCTTTCCACTCACCGCCAAATTGTTCTGAAGCAGTTTCCATTAATTCCTCAAACAATTCATGCCAACCGACTGATTCACTCAAGAGCTCATCTTGCAGCAATCCTTTTTGTTCGAGTTCTTCCATTGAAATGGAAAAACGAATTTGATTTTGCTTAATACGCTCAAGTTTCATTGACCACCCTCCCAAACCATGATGCTTATGTTCATAGTATGTATCGACGGAAAGATGGTGCTTGCTTAGATTTTGGCTTGCACATTAGATGCAATCCATTTTTCCCAATCTGATATAGTTGTCCCTACGATGTTACGGTTAAATTTTTGTTTTTTCGGTGAAGGCAGTGCATCAATTGCAAAACCGCCAAGTCCTACAACCAGTTCACTTCTCTCCTCTTCCAATCGTTGAATCAATTGAAGGGCATTTACGGCATTATCGACCATTGTACAGGATAAGAATAATAGTTTGGGCTCAATTGTGTCCAAGACGACATCCAAATCTTCTTCTTTAATACTTGCCCCTAAATATATCACATCAAATCCTTTTCTTCTCATGAAAAGGGTAAAGATTAACAAACCTAATTCATGCCATTCTCCAGGTGCGCACACGGCTACAACTTTTGGCAAAATCCCATTATGAGGGAATGAATGCATCACGCTACCAATTCTAGAGCGAAGTATGGAAGTCGCAAAATGCTCGTGGGCGGTTGTAATCTTCCCATTTTCCCACAAATCTCCTATTTTCACTAAAAGAGACCCTAAAATATCTATCATGACTTTATCAATGGTATAAAGAGCAAAGGCACGATTAATGATTTCATGCGCTCGGCCTTCGTCAAACCCCATTAGTGCGTTCAATAATTCTTTTGATATTCCACTTGGATTATGGGTATTGGTTTGTTGAAATTCTTCTTCCATAACAATCTCATGCTTATCTAGTAAAGCGACTGCCTGGCTGATGGTGAATCCCTGATTAACCTTTTCAATTAACCACTTTAATATATTGAGATGTTTTTCTGTGTATAAACGGTGCCCTGAATCGTTTCGGACTGGCTCTAAAATATTATACCTACGTTCCCAGGCGCGAAGAGTCCCAGGCTGAACACCTAATATATTAGAAATGGCTTTAATATTATATTTCCCTTCTGTCTCACTCATCATAAGCCCTCCAATATCTACCTTAAACTACAAAAATTATACTGGATAGACTGAGTTGTGTAAAATTTGTACATGCTTTGAATGAACATTGTACACTATTTAATTGCCCTTAAGAGAGATAATATGTGTTTCTGATTTAGCTCCTAATCGAAGGGGGAGATGGCGAGTGCCATATCCATTGCTTACTAATAAGGTTGTTTGTTTTAACCGATGAACTCGTCCAACTTTATAAAGTCCCCACGAAAAAACCCGAATTTGTCCACCGTGTGTATGTCCGCTAAGAATTAAATCGATCCCCTGATTCTTATGAATATTTTCCACGATATCTGGATTATGACTAATCAGTACGTTACACTCATGAGGGTGAATTTTCTGGAGAGCTTTTTCTAAATCCAGTTGCCCCATCTGGAGATCATCTACTCCGATAAAGTTTATGTACCCATTCTTCAAAGGAACTCTTAAGGATTGATTCTTCAAAATAAAAACATCTTCTTGTCTCAATAATTTCTCAACTTCTTGATTATTTGCTTTATAGTCATTGTTCCCCCAAACAAAAAGCAGAGGACCTATTGTTTTCAAAGTTCGAATATTTTCAGCCACTCTTGTTAGAGGAACACCGCTTTCGGTAATGTCTCCACCTAGAACAATCCAATCAACCTTAGAATTTAAGTTTTTTATCAACTCCCTGGGAATTTTCCTGCGATGAATATCTGATATAAAAAAGAGCCGAAAGGAAGAGTTCCCTTCCGGAAATGATGGAAGCAAAAACTCTTGATGAAGAATATTATTTTTATGCGCCTGTGAAAACATATACAATAAAAGCGCGACAATGCTTGCTAAGAAGAGAAGAACAAAAAGTATGCACAAAACCCCCTTATATTATCTTTCGAGATGCTGTAATGCTAAACAACATGGAAGATAGAATTAAAAACAAGGTAAAAATAAAGGAAAGCTGACAAAGAGCCACGATAACAGTGATATAACCACCTAATGATAGATATAAACTTAGTTTTCTAAATTTCTTATCCTTCCAAAAGGAGATGATCCAGTTTTGAAGCAGGTCGGTATAAAAAAAGAAGCTTCCCATGAAAGCCAAAGAGGCGGCAAAAAACAGCACCGGATTTAAGACTAAGTTGGTGATCGTTGCTACCGGGTCCTTTTCGAATAAATCACCTACCCATTTTATGTATAAATATGCTAAGAAAGTCGCAATCGCAAGCTTAATAATCTGACTAAACAAAAACATCCCCTCCCATACACTGTATGAGAAGGAGATGTTTTACATACATAAAGCTTTATTCGTCTTCGTTAATATGAAGAATTCGAAATCCAGAGCGTTCTAGTTTTTGTGTGAATTTTTCAATATTATCCTTCTTCTCGATTTTCAATACGATTCTTCGAAGAAGTTTATCACTATCATCAAACGTTACTAACGAAATTACAGATTCATGGAATTGCTTGATTATTTCGGATAGTCTTGCGATTCGTCCTTCTGTTTCTACTGAAGTAAAGGTAATGCGAACTCCATTTTGTTGCATTCCAAAGGCACTTTGGAATTGATTCATCACATCAAAACGGGTTACCAAACCTAAGAAATGTCTCTCTTCATCCACAACGGCGATAATTGGCAACTCTTTTAATTCGACAAGTGTTCTTTCAAAAATCTCGTCGTGTTCAATGAACTTCTCTTGAAGAGTTGCGATATCTTCCACCTTCGTTTGTAAAAGGTAGTCCTCTTTGGCTTGACCAGAATCAAAATAATTTTGATACACATTATACCGCGTCAAGATGCCGAGGTAATATTCTCCATCTAGCACAGGAATACCATCTAAACTATTTGTTTCAAGGACTGCTAAGGCACTTTGGACACTTTCTCCTTTATTAATATTAAAGCATTTGTTTTTTGGAATCATTACACTTTTAACATACATATTATCCACCTCACTCGAATTTAACGCTATACCACTATATTTCTACAAAAAAGGTCAAATTCCTTCTTTTCCTCGTAGCATGAGAAATTATTTTTCCCATACAATGTATAGAATGCTATAGACAGGAGGTCTAGAATGGAATCTTTTTATAAAAGTTATCAACCTTATTGTAGCCCATTTGATCCTTGTACGCCAATTTCGGTAAAAACCTATTCTACCCCACCCAATCTATATTTAGGCTTTCAGCCCCCTAATCTCCCTCAGTATACACCTAAGGAAGCGCTGAAGACGGGAACACTTTGGAAAGTTTTTTATGATCCTTATTATAGTCCGTTCGAAAAAGGAGGGGCGACATAATGAACTCAGTCACTCCTGAATACTACGAATCCTTGCAGCAACTCCAAGAAATCGATTTCGTTATATTAGAGCTTACCCTATATTTAGATACGCATCCACAGGACGTTCATGCTATTATGCAATACAATCATTGTGTTCAACAACGAAAAAAAGCAAAGAAAACTTTTGAATCGTCATTTGGAAGCTTAACCAGTTTTGGATACAGCTATAACAAAGACAAACAATGGACATGGCAATCTGCCCCTTGGCCATGGCAAGTCTAGATAGACGTTGGAGGGAAATTAATGTGGGTTTATGAGAAAAAATTACAATATCCTGTTCGTGTTAGCTCCTGCAATCCTCGATTGGCGAAGTATTTGGTTGAACAATATGGAGGGGCAGATGGAGAACTAGCTGCTGCTCTACGGTATTTAAATCAAAGATATACCATCCCAGATAAAGTGATCGGTCTCTTAACAGATATCGGTACAGAGGAATTTGCTCACTTGGAAATGATCGCGACAATGATTTATAAATTAACAAAAGACGCTACTCCCCAGCAATTAAAAGATGCGGGATTAGCTGCCCATTATGTAAGTCATGATTCCGCTCTGTATTATGAAAGTGCTGGAGGTGTTCCGTTTACGGCCTCCTACATTCAGGCAAAGGGAGACCCTATCGCCGACCTATATGAAGATATTGCTGCAGAAGAAAAAGCACGAGCAACATACCAGTGGATCATAAATATGAGTGATGATCCTGATCTAAATGATGGACTCCGTTTTTTGCGTGAAAGGGAAATTATTCATTCGCAGCGATTTAGAGAAGCAGTCGAAATTTTGAAAGAAGAGAAAGACCGTAAAAAAATATTTTAATATATACATTTCCGAATTAATTTTGAAGACGTATTTAAAGCGCGATTGATATAGAATTTAGGGTATATTTTCGCCTTTTCTTGAACTACACCAAATAAATATGAAGCCTTCTACGGGATAATACATGACTAGCAAAGATCTATTGGAAGGGCTGTTTTCGTAAAGATTGTAGCTTTTCGAATAAGAATATATTCCCTGATTTGTATGACTTCGTGCTCATTCGCTAATGAAAAATATTCCATTTCTAGATAAATAGTAAGTAATCAGTCAAAAAATCTTACTGCCTGTTTTTTTGTGCCAATAGCAACAAAGTATACGAAATGGCCATTGGAAAAGAATCTCAAATAAAGTAAGAGAGCGGAAATTGAACCGCTCTCTTACTTACTTTGATGATACAGATTAATGTCAAATTCTTTTTTCATGAATTCGAAGATAATATGCCTCTGCTTCCAAGCTTGATCCTTCCATAAATCCTTGCTTCGGTCAATGATTTCACAACGTAAGGTTTGATACTCCTTCTCTGTTTTTTCTTTTTTGTCAAAATGAATTTTACTTGCACCAAATAAAAAGACAGCTACTAAAAAAGAGAGAAGCATTGGTCCACTCGTAAAAAATGCAGAAAACATAGCATAAAACGAATAATCATGCGGGGAGAGAATAAATGTATAACTGATATAACTAAATGCAAAGCCATAAAAAATACTAACCCAGAGATAAAAAAGGTGCTTTATTTTCGCTTTTTCATATTTCTCTTTCCGTTCAATAACATTTTCGAGCATTTTCTTCGTCGCCTCATCGGTGTTCGTATTTAAGGTTAGAATCGAGGTTCCCACCCTACCACCTCCCTATCGTCACTATATGTACAACCCCTAGTGGCTATGTCAGAAATGCAAACAATAAAAATGAAAAAGCGACTATGACAAGTTGCATCGATTAGGTTCGTGACATTTCGAAAAAGTAAACCGATTTCTCCTTGCTTGAGTTAGACACAAAATCCATTTTACAGCCTACAATTATTTCAAAAAAATGATTTTCTTAAGGTTCATTTCGAATAAATTATGGCTATTTCACCTGATTTTTGGTTACTCCCTCCATTTCACTGTTAATTCCATTAAAAACAGACGAAATGATGCAAGAGACAAAGCTGTATCATAGGTGATTAAGCAATATGAATGCCACACTTTTTTTGAAAACAGCCTTTTTTAAAGTTAATTGCAATTGCTAAGAAAAATTGATTTTTGCATTTTTTTGATCCAACTCTAATATTTCGTTTAAAGAAGAGCTTTGAATAGTTTAACTAAAATAGTGTGAAAAAAGATAATATAGGTGCTGATCCCTCTATTCAAAAGGCTGTTTTCGCAAAGTTGGTGGCTTTTCGAATAAGAAGGAATCCCTTGACTCGTATGACTTCGTGCTCATTTCCTAATGATAAATTTGTCATTTCTAGATAAAAAAGAAAAAATCAACCGAAAAAACCCTACTGCCTGATTTTCTTTGTGTCAAGAGCAACAAAATATACGAAAAGAGCCATTCAGAAACAACATAATTTGCAAAAACGACATTCAAAAAAAAAAAAAAAAAGATACAAACATAATCTAATGGCTATGCCTCGCGTAAAATGACTTCTCCAAGAGAGATTGCTTGCTTATATTCATCAAATAACTTATCAAAAATGTCTTCCCAAGATTGCTTTAAAGCAATATCTCTTGCTCTTTTGGACATGTTCGCTCGTAGTTTAGGTTCTCTCACTAACTGTTCAACCCTTTTTATAAACTGCTCATTATTTCCAGGTTCACATAAAAAACCTGTACGTTCATGCTGTACGATACTTTTCACTCCACCTGAATCTGCTACAATTGAAGGTAGCCCAGAGGCCATCGCTTCTAAGACGACATTTCCAAAGGTTTCTGTAGTCGAAGGAAAAATGAATTGATGAGCTGATGCATAGGCGTTGGAAAGTTCAGAACCACTTAAATAACCAGTAAAGGTCACACTCTCGCATTTTAACGCTTCTTTCATTTCTCCAAAAGAAGGACCGTCTCCAACAATAACCCAATGGAGATCCTTTTTGATTAAGGGGGATACTCCTTTAATTGTTTTTTCTAACGTCATTAAGTCTTTTTCAGGGGCGATCCGCCCTACATACAGAGCAATATATTTTTTAGAAATATTGTAACGTTTTTTTTAAAACTCATTCTTAGATAGTTCTGGTGAGAAATGTAGACAATCTACCCCTCTACTCCAGATTGATACCCGATTAAACCCACGTTCTTCTAAATGTATTTTAGTTTGTAGAGAGGGGACAAAGATTTTTTGACAGGAGGAATGAAACCATTTCATATATTTCCATAGAACGGGAGAGAGGAATGAAAGTTTATAATAGTCTAAATACGAATCGAAGTTAGTATGATAAGAAGCTACGGTCGGAATTTTTAATTTCCTAGCAGCTTTCCTTCCATATAATCCCATTGTTAATGGCGTGACAACGTGAATGAGGTCGGGATGAAAAGTTAATAATCTTTTTTCAATCACTCGAGGATTCGCAATGGCGGTTCTACATTCAGGATAAAAAATAAAAGGAAAACTAGTAAATTGATGAACATTTTGATAAAGGGGGCTGTTCTCTATTTCAGGTGAAAATACCTCATACTGAATATTCTTTTTTTCCAAATTAGACGTTAAGCGTTTTATCGTTTTTGCCACTCCGTTTATCTGGGGACAGTAGGTGTCTGTGAAAATCGCAATTTTCATTCTGTTTTCCTCCATTTTTAGAATATTGTATTAAGTGTAATAGCAGTCGCTGGTTTTCCTTCTCCTAAATCACTGGTCAGTTGAAAAAAGTGTATGCGATTTTCTCCTAAACGATTACACGCATAAAACATATGTTAATCTTGTTCCCGTAACCAATCTCTCACTCGCAACAAATGACACTCTTTTCTGTATTCTCTTTACTTCTTATAATAAAGTTCAATTGTAAGTATTATTGTTGGGTTTTGTTAAAAATTTGTAATGACCTATTTGAAAAGCTAAATAAAAAAATAAAAAAAAACCAAACAACTCATTTGTTTGGTTCTCTTATTGGTTCATTGGGATTTTAAGTGTTTCACCCTCTTTAATTTCGTTCCCCTGTAGATGATTGTGTTGACGTATTGAATCTACCTTTTCCCCATTCCCATAATAGGTCACAGAAATTCGATATAGCGTTTCATTAGGTTGAACAACATGATAAAGATAGCTCACTTGAACTTGTTTTGGTTGATCTGATTTGTCAGAAGAAGACGCTGAGATAGTCCCTTTGTCCGGTAAATTTTTATCACCACCGGCATTTCCTGTGGTACCTTCATTAGTTGTGGTTTTTTCATTATCTGTTTCTTGATTATTTTCTTCAACTGGAATTGAAGGTTTAGTTTTTTTGGGGATAGTGGTTCGCGATTTCCCTACTTCTTCAATACTAGGAAACTCTTTTTCTGTTTTTCCGCTAATAATCTGAACCTCAGCATTTCGAGTAGAGGGAATGCTTAAAGACTGAGCTCCAGAAAACCATTTCGAGTAGGCCACAAAGAAACCAATAGGTAATACGATAAACAGTATTAATAGCATGCGAAGCAGTGGATATTTTATTTTCACTTTTGTTTTTTGTTTCTTATCTTTATGAACCTCACTCCTAGGAGGAAGCTTTTCTGAACCGTCACCTTCCATCTTACCTCGCAATTTTTGTGCTTGGCTCTTATGTTCAGGCATTTCTTATCCCTTCTTTACCGATTAATTTTCTGTCGTATTGCATTTCTGCGAATATGTATTCCTAATAGAAAATCGATTAAAAAATGCATAACAATTGTCACGAGCAAACTACCAGTCACATGAAATATCCAACCAATTAAAAAGCTCAGTAACGTCACGTTCAATATTAGAAATCCACTACGCCAGTAACGAATATGAATGACTGCAAAAATTAAGCTGGCCCAAAACCAACCAATATTAAACTGAAGAACGCCTCGAAATAGCCATTCTTCACAAAAA is a genomic window containing:
- a CDS encoding YpdA family putative bacillithiol disulfide reductase, with protein sequence MTNQDCIIIGGGPCGMAAAISLQEAGLNPLIIEKGNIVNAIYHYPTHQTFFSSSEKLSIGEVPFIIEERKPKRNQALAYYREVAKIKQLSIHRFEEVTSVQKMRDVFQVKTSKDTYTTPYVVIATGYYDSPNFLEISGEKMDKVFHYFHEGHPYFDTDVVVVGGKNSAVDAALELHKAGARVTMLYRGEEYSKSIKPWILPEFEALVRSGEVKMEFNAEIKEIKQDEVLYAVKNENYTIKNDFVFAMTGYHPDHHFLRKMGVEINSETGRPTFDADTMETNVTGIFIAGVIAAGNNANEIFIENGRFHGGQIADYLKGKLK
- a CDS encoding Glu/Leu/Phe/Val family dehydrogenase, with protein sequence MSSEKDSHQNKNEKNNVLTSTQTVIHNALEKLGYPNEVYELLKEPLRLLTVKIPVRMDDGNVKVFTGYRAQHNDAVGPTKGGIRFHPSVSETEVKALSIWMSLKCGIVDLPYGGGKGGIVCDPRDMSFRELERLSRGYVRSISQIVGPTKDIPAPDVFTNSQIMAWMMDEYSRIDEFNSPGFITGKPLVLGGSHGRESATAKGVTICIREAAKRKGFKIEGARVVVQGFGNAGSFLAKFMHDAGAKVIGISDAYGGLYDENGLDIDYLLDRRDSFGTVTKLFDNTISNKELLELDCDILVPAAIENQITDENAHNIRASIVVEAANGPTTLEGTKILSERGILLVPDVLASAGGVTVSYFEWVQNNQGYYWTEEEVEEKLEKVICKGFENVYTTSKNRRVDMRLAAYMVGVRKMAEASRFRGWI
- a CDS encoding adaptor protein MecA, whose protein sequence is MKLERIKQNQIRFSISMEELEQKGLLQDELLSESVGWHELFEELMETASEQFGGEWKEVVTVEILSLTNDELILLFTVESLDDFDFRENIEEIGSSTRKDHPEIIVRLLSFEEVVNVAHRLNVFQNMKSELYSHEGLFYLAIILLDISLEGSEALLKEYGELETLTKEYLSEYGNKIISENAAATVCTYFQRF
- a CDS encoding MerR family transcriptional regulator — its product is MSETEGKYNIKAISNILGVQPGTLRAWERRYNILEPVRNDSGHRLYTEKHLNILKWLIEKVNQGFTISQAVALLDKHEIVMEEEFQQTNTHNPSGISKELLNALMGFDEGRAHEIINRAFALYTIDKVMIDILGSLLVKIGDLWENGKITTAHEHFATSILRSRIGSVMHSFPHNGILPKVVAVCAPGEWHELGLLIFTLFMRRKGFDVIYLGASIKEEDLDVVLDTIEPKLLFLSCTMVDNAVNALQLIQRLEEERSELVVGLGGFAIDALPSPKKQKFNRNIVGTTISDWEKWIASNVQAKI
- a CDS encoding metallophosphoesterase, with the protein product MFSQAHKNNILHQEFLLPSFPEGNSSFRLFFISDIHRRKIPRELIKNLNSKVDWIVLGGDITESGVPLTRVAENIRTLKTIGPLLFVWGNNDYKANNQEVEKLLRQEDVFILKNQSLRVPLKNGYINFIGVDDLQMGQLDLEKALQKIHPHECNVLISHNPDIVENIHKNQGIDLILSGHTHGGQIRVFSWGLYKVGRVHRLKQTTLLVSNGYGTRHLPLRLGAKSETHIISLKGN
- a CDS encoding CBS domain-containing protein, with protein sequence MYVKSVMIPKNKCFNINKGESVQSALAVLETNSLDGIPVLDGEYYLGILTRYNVYQNYFDSGQAKEDYLLQTKVEDIATLQEKFIEHDEIFERTLVELKELPIIAVVDEERHFLGLVTRFDVMNQFQSAFGMQQNGVRITFTSVETEGRIARLSEIIKQFHESVISLVTFDDSDKLLRRIVLKIEKKDNIEKFTQKLERSGFRILHINEDE
- a CDS encoding spore coat associated protein CotJA, whose product is MESFYKSYQPYCSPFDPCTPISVKTYSTPPNLYLGFQPPNLPQYTPKEALKTGTLWKVFYDPYYSPFEKGGAT
- a CDS encoding spore coat protein CotJB, yielding MNSVTPEYYESLQQLQEIDFVILELTLYLDTHPQDVHAIMQYNHCVQQRKKAKKTFESSFGSLTSFGYSYNKDKQWTWQSAPWPWQV
- a CDS encoding manganese catalase family protein, whose amino-acid sequence is MWVYEKKLQYPVRVSSCNPRLAKYLVEQYGGADGELAAALRYLNQRYTIPDKVIGLLTDIGTEEFAHLEMIATMIYKLTKDATPQQLKDAGLAAHYVSHDSALYYESAGGVPFTASYIQAKGDPIADLYEDIAAEEKARATYQWIINMSDDPDLNDGLRFLREREIIHSQRFREAVEILKEEKDRKKIF
- a CDS encoding DUF2663 family protein, which gives rise to MGTSILTLNTNTDEATKKMLENVIERKEKYEKAKIKHLFYLWVSIFYGFAFSYISYTFILSPHDYSFYAMFSAFFTSGPMLLSFLVAVFLFGASKIHFDKKEKTEKEYQTLRCEIIDRSKDLWKDQAWKQRHIIFEFMKKEFDINLYHQSK
- a CDS encoding glycosyltransferase, coding for MSKKYIALYVGRIAPEKDLMTLEKTIKGVSPLIKKDLHWVIVGDGPSFGEMKEALKCESVTFTGYLSGSELSNAYASAHQFIFPSTTETFGNVVLEAMASGLPSIVADSGGVKSIVQHERTGFLCEPGNNEQFIKRVEQLVREPKLRANMSKRARDIALKQSWEDIFDKLFDEYKQAISLGEVILREA
- a CDS encoding glycosyltransferase; protein product: MKIAIFTDTYCPQINGVAKTIKRLTSNLEKKNIQYEVFSPEIENSPLYQNVHQFTSFPFIFYPECRTAIANPRVIEKRLLTFHPDLIHVVTPLTMGLYGRKAARKLKIPTVASYHTNFDSYLDYYKLSFLSPVLWKYMKWFHSSCQKIFVPSLQTKIHLEERGFNRVSIWSRGVDCLHFSPELSKNEF
- a CDS encoding LysM peptidoglycan-binding domain-containing protein; translation: MPEHKSQAQKLRGKMEGDGSEKLPPRSEVHKDKKQKTKVKIKYPLLRMLLILFIVLPIGFFVAYSKWFSGAQSLSIPSTRNAEVQIISGKTEKEFPSIEEVGKSRTTIPKKTKPSIPVEENNQETDNEKTTTNEGTTGNAGGDKNLPDKGTISASSSDKSDQPKQVQVSYLYHVVQPNETLYRISVTYYGNGEKVDSIRQHNHLQGNEIKEGETLKIPMNQ